A window of Juglans regia cultivar Chandler chromosome 7, Walnut 2.0, whole genome shotgun sequence contains these coding sequences:
- the LOC118348987 gene encoding deaminated glutathione amidase, chloroplastic/cytosolic-like: MFLGKDIVAVDSPVGRLGLTVCYDLRFPELYQQLRFQHDAQVLLVPSAFTKVTGQAHWEILLRARAIETQCYVVAATQAGMNNDKRESYGDSIIIDPWGTVVGRLPDRLSTGIAVAEIDFSLIDSVRAKMPIAMQRKPIDFWKSASL, from the exons ATGTTTTTAGGAAAGGACATTGTTGCTGTAGACAGCCCCGTTGGACGTTTGGGCCTAACAGTTTGCTATGATTTGAGATTCCCAGAGCTTTACCAGCAGCTTAGATTCCAACATGATGCGCAG GTCCTATTGGTTCCCTCAGCTTTCACTAAAGTGACTGGTCAGGCACACTGGGAGATTCTTCTTCGTGCTCGTGCAATTGAGACTCAATGTTAT GTTGTAGCTGCTACACAAGCTGGAATGAACAATGATAAAAGAGAAAGCTATGGTGACTCAATAATAATTGATCCATGGGGAACTGTAGTTGGTCGACTGCCTG ATCGATTGTCAACAGGAATTGCTGTAGCGGAAATTGATTTCTCACTAATTGATTCAGTAAGAGCGAAGATGCCAATTGCCATG CAACGGAAGCCAATTGACTTCTGGAAATCAGCATCCCTATAA
- the LOC118343705 gene encoding golgin subfamily B member 1-like isoform X1, protein MKKFFFFKSSASCNGNNNGFPPASTDKQVYWEKPLESGVRSQNNDKAENSFRSPRPLFPKSQKQASDCQSSNTGSDLRRSRSLSSAAFGDGPGQTDFSCLNDRNRSPSSNTSSALHQQRDHLSRGRTFTPERQHKTKQFEEPAFQNVHRSERPGSSRTYNDSSSISSSNISGKIVDRYIDGEQQQERSRTNNSSQKNYAGHNGRLSPRVHYAAPTSPADSIKEKPRACSFREFKSSRLRFSHKDWAENGFGHESPRRLAKNVIERLSQSNGFPKTVSKEFDAPITIEDIYGRSLDGCFSSSSDVAVQKSSLLDELHETVNEYHVEDNSGFQRWNQFHGGISEDVNSDEIEDDIDAELQRRSREAEERVMLLSGELEHESFIQDGEFDASMLIQTIRNLTEQRINLALEVSSLLQSQMAERASAREELRCANAELESQTRRLEKEKNELQSGLEKELDRRSSDWSFKLEKFQSEEQRLRERVRELAEHNVSLQREVSSFNERERESRIAVTNSEQQLKDLSTEVKEIKEENQVLQQKLSEFQEKYRAAEEDRVFIQNNFKEKEKECKGLHRSVTRLLRTCCEQEKTIDGLREGFSEKLGGNQPVEKSDKHVAKLQTEQMRLTGVELALRRELESCRLEVDSLRHENMNLLNRLKGNGKESIALTFRLDKELWTCICCLQNQGLSMLNESTHLCSKMLEFIKGKAVQHLPDGKQCVEVIKNGLDSQFVIETEVKVQGFKRGTENLARSLQMMSTLLHEKSISSASKLQPQCVDADGSVTPNDQTSEDAIRSELKAEALLTSLLREKLYSKELEVEQLQAELATAVRGNDMLRFEVQNAIDNLSFVTHKLKDLELQMLKKDENINQLENNLEESLKELTIMRGILPKVSEERDLIWEEVKQYSEKNMLLNSEVRALKKKIEALDEDVLLKEGQITILKDAIGKKPFDLLASPDSLQDFLLE, encoded by the exons ATGaagaagtttttctttttcaaatcatcTGCATCTTGCAATGGAAACAACAATGGGTTTCCTCCAGCATCAACAGATAAGCAAGTTTATTGGGAGAAACCATTGGAAAGTGGCGTGAGAAGTCAAAATAATGACAAAGCGGAGAATAGTTTTAGGAGTCCTAGGCCATTGTTTCCCAAATCTCAAAAGCAAGCATCTGATTGCCAGAGCTCCAATACCGGTTCAGATCTTAGAAGGAGCCGCTCATTGTCATCAGCTGCCTTCGGTGATGGGCCAGGACAAACTGATTTTTCTTGCTTGAATGATCGAAATAGATCTCCTTCTAGTAATACCAGCAGTGCTCTACATCAGCAACGTGATCATTTATCTCG TGGTCGGACTTTTACTCCTGAGAGGCAACACAAGACAAAACAATTCGAAGAGCCAGCTTTTCAAAATGTACACAGATCAGAGAGGCCTGGTTCTTCTAGAACCTATAATGACTCGTCATCTATTAGCTCTAGTAATATTTCAGGTAAGATTGTGGACCGCTACATTGATGGAGAGCAGCAGCAGGAAAGAAGCAGGACCAATAACAgttctcagaaaaattatgctGGACATAATGGGAGGCTTTCCCCACGGGTTCATTATGCAGCACCTACTTCACCAGCAGATAGCATCAAAGAAAAACCAAGGGCTTGTTCATTTAGGGAATTTAAAAGTTCCCGTCTTCGGTTCTCACATAAAGATTGGGCAGAAAATGGATTTGGGCATGAATCTCCAAGGAGACTTGCGAAGAATGTTATTGAGAGACTCTCCCAGTCtaatggtttccccaaaacaGTTTCAAAGGAGTTTGATGCTCCAATTACGATTGAGGATATTTATGGTAGATCCTTGGATGGCTGCTTCAGTTCAAGCTCGGATGTGGCTGTCCAAAAAAGTTCTCTTTTGGATGAACTGCATGAAACAGTTAACGAGTATCACGTAGAGGATAACTCAGGATTCCAAAGATGGAACCAATTTCATGGTGGAATTAGTGAAGATGTGAATTCTGATGAAATCGAAGATGACATTGATGCAGAACTACAAAGAAGATCCAGAGAAGCAGAGGAGAGGGTCATGCTTCTTTCTGGAGAACTTGAGCACGAAAGCTTTATTCAAGATGGTGAGTTTGATGCATCAATGTTGATTCAAACAATTAGAAACCTAACAGAGCAGAGGATAAACTTAGCACTTGAGGTTTCAAGCCTTTTACAGTCACAAATGGCTGAGAGGGCTTCCGCAAGGGAAGAACTCAGATGTGCAAATGCAGAATTGGAGTCTCAAACCCGAAGACTCGAGAAGGAGAAGAATGAGTTGCAGTCCGGACTGGAAAAGGAGTTAGATAGAAGGTCGAGTGACTGGTCATTCAAGCTTGAGAAATTTCAGTCAGAAGAGCAGAGGCTTCGTGAGCGAGTTAGAGAGCTTGCAGAGCATAATGTCTCACTTCAAAGGGAAGTTTCTTCTTttaatgagagagaaagagagagcaggATCGCAGTGACAAATTCCGAGCAGCAACTTAAGGACCTGAGTACAGAGGTGAAGgaaataaaagaggaaaaccAAGTTTTACAACAGAAGCTCTCTGAATTTCAAGAGAAGTATAGAGCAGCAGAAGAAGATCGGGTCTTCATCCAAAACAATTTTaaagagaaggagaaagaaTGCAAAGGGTTGCATAGATCTGTTACAAGATTACTAAGGACTTGCTGTGAACAAGAGAAGACAATTGATGGCTTGCGAGAAGGCTTTAGCGAAAAACTTGGGGGGAATCAACCGGTGGAGAAGTCTGATAAGCATGTGGCTAAATTACAGACAGAACAAATGAGGTTGACAGGGGTAGAACTTGCTTTGAGAAGGGAATTAGAATCTTGTAGGCTTGAAGTTGATTCTCTTCGACATGAGAATATGAACTTATTAAACCGCTTAAAAGGTAATGGGAAAGAAAGTATTGCTTTAACTTTCAGGCTAGATAAGGAGTTGTGGACCTGCATCTGTTGCTTACAGAATCAAGGGCTATCAATGCTAAATGAGAGCACCCATTTATGTTCAAAGATGTTGGAATTCATTAAAGGGAAAGCAGTCCAACATCTACCAGATGGTAAGCAGTGTGTGGAAGTTATCAAGAATGGTTTGGATTCACAATTCGTTATTGAAACTGAGGTGAAAGTTCAGGGATTTAAGCGGGGAACTGAGAACCTAGCAAGGAGTTTGCAGATGATGTCTACTTTGTTGCATGAGAAGTCCATTTCATCTGCTTCTAAATTACAGCCACAGTGTGTCGATGCTGATGGATCAGTGACACCAAATGATCAAACTTCAGAG GATGCTATAAGATCTGAGCTTAAAGCAGAAGCTTTGCTGACCAGTCTGTTAAGAGAGAAACTTTATTCTAAAGAGCTGGAAGTTGAGCAGTTGCAAGCTGAACTAGCGACAGCAGTAAGAGGCAATGATATGCTCAGGTTTGAAGTTCAAAATGCAATAGATAACCTTTCCTTTGTCACTCACAAGTTGAAGGATCTTGAACTTCAG ATGCTGAAGAAGGATGAAAACATAAACCAGCTTGAAAATAACCTCGAAGAATCTCTGAAGGAATTAACGATTATGAGAGGGATATTACCGAAAGTTTCAGAGGAGAGAGATTTGATTTGGGAGGAAGTGAAGCAATACAGCGAGAAGAACATGCTATTGAACTCTGAGGTTAGGgcattgaagaagaagatagaggCACTTGATGAGGACGTACTTCTGAAGGAAGGTCAGATCACAATCCTGAAAGACGCCATAGGGAAAAAACCTTTTGACCTTCTTGCCAGCCCTGACTCTTTGCAAGATTTTCTGCTGGAATGA
- the LOC109013073 gene encoding uncharacterized protein LOC109013073 → MTEMVEFCIFSARFSILVNGYTVGFFNSFHGLRQGDMLSPLLFLFVMEALSKMIEGLVDGGLLHGFSMWNGNLHISHLLFADDTLIFCGAHLGQLQDLRVLLFCFVVMSGLSINLAKSEIVPVGAAPDVEILATTLGFERVECRLAAWKRLYLSKGGRLIFIKSTLSNLPTYFLSLFPLPIKVANRTEKLQRDFLWSGLGEEFKFHLVNWSTICISISWGGLGIHHLMKFNQTLLGKWLWRYQNERESLWKSVIDSQFRKIWGGWCSNEVRGTHGVGLWKNIRSLWGTFWGHEHFVVGDGLRVCFWLDIWCGNHCLRDTFPTIFVLARVKEASIADLLVFSNGTP, encoded by the exons ATGACAGAAATGGtagaattttgtatcttttcAGCTCGTTTCTCTATTTTGGTAAATGGCTATACGGtgggtttcttcaactcctTTCATGGCTTGAGACAGGGAGATATGctttctcctcttcttttcctttttgtcatgGAAGCTCTCAGCAAGATGATTGAGGGTCTGGTGGATGGTGGGTTACTCCATGGTTTCTCGATGTGGAATGGCAATCTCCACATTTCTCACTTgttatttgctgatgacacACTTATATTTTGTGGTGCACACCTTGGACAACTCCAAGACTTGAGGGTGCTACTCTTTTGCTTTGTTGTTATGTCAGGTTTGAGCATCAACCTTGCAAAGTCGGAAATAGTGCCAGTGGGGGCTGCCCCTGATGTGGAGATTTTAGCTACTACCCTGGGAT TCGAAAGGGTGGAATGCAGATTGGCTGCTTGGAAGAGGCTatacttgtcgaaaggtggtaggttaatttttattaaaagcactctttctaacttacccacctattttttgtctttattcCCGCTTCCCATAAAGGTGGCTAATCGCACTGAGAAGCTACAAagggatttcttatggagtggattgggggaagagtttaaattccacCTGGTTAACTGGTCAACAATTTGTATCTCAATTTCTTGGGGAGGGTTGGGGATTCAccacttgatgaaattcaatcaaactcttttgggtaagtggttgtggaggtaccaaaaTGAAAGGGAATCTTTATGGAAGTCCGTTATAGATTCTCAATTTAGGAAAatttggggaggatggtgctcgaatgaggtacgAGGCACTCAtggagtgggtttgtggaaaaacattaggAGCCTTTGGGGGACCTTCTGGGGTCATGAACATTTTGTTGTAGGCGATGGATTGCGTGTCTGTTTTTGGCTTGATATATGGTGTGGTAACCATTGTCTACGAGATACCTTCCCTACCATATTTGTGCTTGCTAGAGTAAAGGAGGCATCAATTGCCGACCTTTTGGTCTTTTCAAATGGCACCCCTTAA
- the LOC118343705 gene encoding golgin subfamily B member 1-like isoform X2, with translation MIEIDLLLVIPAVLYISNVIIYLGESASGRTFTPERQHKTKQFEEPAFQNVHRSERPGSSRTYNDSSSISSSNISGKIVDRYIDGEQQQERSRTNNSSQKNYAGHNGRLSPRVHYAAPTSPADSIKEKPRACSFREFKSSRLRFSHKDWAENGFGHESPRRLAKNVIERLSQSNGFPKTVSKEFDAPITIEDIYGRSLDGCFSSSSDVAVQKSSLLDELHETVNEYHVEDNSGFQRWNQFHGGISEDVNSDEIEDDIDAELQRRSREAEERVMLLSGELEHESFIQDGEFDASMLIQTIRNLTEQRINLALEVSSLLQSQMAERASAREELRCANAELESQTRRLEKEKNELQSGLEKELDRRSSDWSFKLEKFQSEEQRLRERVRELAEHNVSLQREVSSFNERERESRIAVTNSEQQLKDLSTEVKEIKEENQVLQQKLSEFQEKYRAAEEDRVFIQNNFKEKEKECKGLHRSVTRLLRTCCEQEKTIDGLREGFSEKLGGNQPVEKSDKHVAKLQTEQMRLTGVELALRRELESCRLEVDSLRHENMNLLNRLKGNGKESIALTFRLDKELWTCICCLQNQGLSMLNESTHLCSKMLEFIKGKAVQHLPDGKQCVEVIKNGLDSQFVIETEVKVQGFKRGTENLARSLQMMSTLLHEKSISSASKLQPQCVDADGSVTPNDQTSEDAIRSELKAEALLTSLLREKLYSKELEVEQLQAELATAVRGNDMLRFEVQNAIDNLSFVTHKLKDLELQMLKKDENINQLENNLEESLKELTIMRGILPKVSEERDLIWEEVKQYSEKNMLLNSEVRALKKKIEALDEDVLLKEGQITILKDAIGKKPFDLLASPDSLQDFLLE, from the exons ATGATCGAAATAGATCTCCTTCTAGTAATACCAGCAGTGCTCTACATCAGCAACGTGATCATTTATCTCGGTGAGTCTGCTAG TGGTCGGACTTTTACTCCTGAGAGGCAACACAAGACAAAACAATTCGAAGAGCCAGCTTTTCAAAATGTACACAGATCAGAGAGGCCTGGTTCTTCTAGAACCTATAATGACTCGTCATCTATTAGCTCTAGTAATATTTCAGGTAAGATTGTGGACCGCTACATTGATGGAGAGCAGCAGCAGGAAAGAAGCAGGACCAATAACAgttctcagaaaaattatgctGGACATAATGGGAGGCTTTCCCCACGGGTTCATTATGCAGCACCTACTTCACCAGCAGATAGCATCAAAGAAAAACCAAGGGCTTGTTCATTTAGGGAATTTAAAAGTTCCCGTCTTCGGTTCTCACATAAAGATTGGGCAGAAAATGGATTTGGGCATGAATCTCCAAGGAGACTTGCGAAGAATGTTATTGAGAGACTCTCCCAGTCtaatggtttccccaaaacaGTTTCAAAGGAGTTTGATGCTCCAATTACGATTGAGGATATTTATGGTAGATCCTTGGATGGCTGCTTCAGTTCAAGCTCGGATGTGGCTGTCCAAAAAAGTTCTCTTTTGGATGAACTGCATGAAACAGTTAACGAGTATCACGTAGAGGATAACTCAGGATTCCAAAGATGGAACCAATTTCATGGTGGAATTAGTGAAGATGTGAATTCTGATGAAATCGAAGATGACATTGATGCAGAACTACAAAGAAGATCCAGAGAAGCAGAGGAGAGGGTCATGCTTCTTTCTGGAGAACTTGAGCACGAAAGCTTTATTCAAGATGGTGAGTTTGATGCATCAATGTTGATTCAAACAATTAGAAACCTAACAGAGCAGAGGATAAACTTAGCACTTGAGGTTTCAAGCCTTTTACAGTCACAAATGGCTGAGAGGGCTTCCGCAAGGGAAGAACTCAGATGTGCAAATGCAGAATTGGAGTCTCAAACCCGAAGACTCGAGAAGGAGAAGAATGAGTTGCAGTCCGGACTGGAAAAGGAGTTAGATAGAAGGTCGAGTGACTGGTCATTCAAGCTTGAGAAATTTCAGTCAGAAGAGCAGAGGCTTCGTGAGCGAGTTAGAGAGCTTGCAGAGCATAATGTCTCACTTCAAAGGGAAGTTTCTTCTTttaatgagagagaaagagagagcaggATCGCAGTGACAAATTCCGAGCAGCAACTTAAGGACCTGAGTACAGAGGTGAAGgaaataaaagaggaaaaccAAGTTTTACAACAGAAGCTCTCTGAATTTCAAGAGAAGTATAGAGCAGCAGAAGAAGATCGGGTCTTCATCCAAAACAATTTTaaagagaaggagaaagaaTGCAAAGGGTTGCATAGATCTGTTACAAGATTACTAAGGACTTGCTGTGAACAAGAGAAGACAATTGATGGCTTGCGAGAAGGCTTTAGCGAAAAACTTGGGGGGAATCAACCGGTGGAGAAGTCTGATAAGCATGTGGCTAAATTACAGACAGAACAAATGAGGTTGACAGGGGTAGAACTTGCTTTGAGAAGGGAATTAGAATCTTGTAGGCTTGAAGTTGATTCTCTTCGACATGAGAATATGAACTTATTAAACCGCTTAAAAGGTAATGGGAAAGAAAGTATTGCTTTAACTTTCAGGCTAGATAAGGAGTTGTGGACCTGCATCTGTTGCTTACAGAATCAAGGGCTATCAATGCTAAATGAGAGCACCCATTTATGTTCAAAGATGTTGGAATTCATTAAAGGGAAAGCAGTCCAACATCTACCAGATGGTAAGCAGTGTGTGGAAGTTATCAAGAATGGTTTGGATTCACAATTCGTTATTGAAACTGAGGTGAAAGTTCAGGGATTTAAGCGGGGAACTGAGAACCTAGCAAGGAGTTTGCAGATGATGTCTACTTTGTTGCATGAGAAGTCCATTTCATCTGCTTCTAAATTACAGCCACAGTGTGTCGATGCTGATGGATCAGTGACACCAAATGATCAAACTTCAGAG GATGCTATAAGATCTGAGCTTAAAGCAGAAGCTTTGCTGACCAGTCTGTTAAGAGAGAAACTTTATTCTAAAGAGCTGGAAGTTGAGCAGTTGCAAGCTGAACTAGCGACAGCAGTAAGAGGCAATGATATGCTCAGGTTTGAAGTTCAAAATGCAATAGATAACCTTTCCTTTGTCACTCACAAGTTGAAGGATCTTGAACTTCAG ATGCTGAAGAAGGATGAAAACATAAACCAGCTTGAAAATAACCTCGAAGAATCTCTGAAGGAATTAACGATTATGAGAGGGATATTACCGAAAGTTTCAGAGGAGAGAGATTTGATTTGGGAGGAAGTGAAGCAATACAGCGAGAAGAACATGCTATTGAACTCTGAGGTTAGGgcattgaagaagaagatagaggCACTTGATGAGGACGTACTTCTGAAGGAAGGTCAGATCACAATCCTGAAAGACGCCATAGGGAAAAAACCTTTTGACCTTCTTGCCAGCCCTGACTCTTTGCAAGATTTTCTGCTGGAATGA